The Aptenodytes patagonicus chromosome 10, bAptPat1.pri.cur, whole genome shotgun sequence genome includes a region encoding these proteins:
- the CTSH gene encoding pro-cathepsin H, which translates to MGWAVLLLAAAALLAPAAAWAPSAEEELQFKAWMLQNNRRYGPGEYPRRLRIFLGNKRQIDEHNAGNHSFQMSLNQFSDLTFAEFKKLYLWREPQNCSATKGNFLRSSGPYPDSIDWRKKGNYVTPVKNQGPCGSCWTFSTTGCLESAIAIATGKLLSLAEQQLVDCAQAFNNHGCSGGLPSQAFEYILYNKGLMGEDTYPYRAKNGTCKFQPEKAIAFVKDVINITQYDEDGMVEAVGKYNPVSFAFEVTGNFMHYRKGVYSNPRCEHTPDKVNHAVLAVGYGEENGTPYWIVKNSWGSLWGMDGYFLIERGKNMCGLAACASYPVPQV; encoded by the exons ATGGGCTGGGccgtgctgctgctggctgcggcCGCGCTGctggcgcccgccgccgcctgggcGCCCTCCGCCGAAG AGGAGCTGCAGTTCAAGGCCTGGATGCTGCAG AACAACCGGCGGTACGGCCCGGGCGAGTACCCCCGCAGGCTGCGCATCTTCCTCGGCAACAAGAGGCAGATCGACGAGCACAACGCCGGCAACCACAGCTTCCAGA TGAGTCTGAACCAGTTTTCAGATCTGACCTTCgctgaatttaaaaaattgtacCTGTGGAGAGAGCCCCAG AACTGCTCAGCCACAAAGGGGAACTTCCTGCGCAGCTCTGGGCCATATCCCGACTCCATCGactggaggaagaagggaaattaCGTGACGCCTGTGAAAAACCAG GGCCCCTGCGGGAGCTGCTGGACCTTTTCCACCACAGGGTGTTTGGAGTCTGCTATTGCTATCGCGACAGGAAAGCTCCTCTCTCTG GCGGAACAACAGTTAGTTGATTGCGCTCAGGCTTTTAACAACCACGGCTGCAGTGG GGGCCTGCCAAGCCAAGCCTTTGAATACATACTGTATAACAAAGGGCTCATGGGGGAGGACACCTACCCGTACCGGGCCAAG AATGGCACGTGCAAGTTCCAGCCGGAGAAGGCTATTGCATTTGTCAAGGATGTTATCAATATCACGCAG TATGACGAGGATGGCATGGTAGAAGCTGTGGGGAAGTACAACCCGGTGAGCTTTGCGTTTGAGGTGACGGGTAACTTCATGCACTACAGAAAAGGAGTCTATTCAAA ccCACGATGTGAGCACACTCCTGACAAGGTGAACCATGCTGTCCTCGCTGTGGGgtatggagaagaaaatgggACTCCTTACTGGATTGTGAAGAACTCCTGGGGCTCACTGTGGGGCATGGATGG